A stretch of the Anaeromyxobacter sp. genome encodes the following:
- a CDS encoding phosphopentomutase — MKRRALILVADSAGCGALPDAAEYGDEGSDTIGNVSRAVGGLSLPVLGAMGLGHLTEVAGVPPTDRPRAYFGKMAERSHGKDTITGHWEMMGVVLAEGLRTFPRAFPPELVEAFVAATGVPGVLGNEVASGTEIVARLGAEHQRTGRPIVYTSADSVFQIAAHEETVPLETLYAWCRLTRALLDPWKVARVIARPFVGTPGAYRRTYHRRDFALATPERTVLERLVEAGVPVVGVGKIPDIYDRKGITEEVHTEGNADGLARTAALLDRVDRGLIFVNLVDFDTLYGHRNDPVGYARALEALDAALPGLLGRLGPDDLCLISADHGCDPTTPSTDHSREYVPLLVHAPGRGGGSLGVRGSFADLGATVAEWLGVPAPVGQSVVGALR, encoded by the coding sequence GTGAAGCGCCGCGCCCTCATCCTCGTCGCCGACAGCGCCGGCTGCGGTGCCCTGCCCGACGCCGCCGAGTACGGCGACGAGGGGTCGGACACCATCGGCAACGTCAGCCGCGCGGTGGGCGGCCTGTCGCTGCCGGTCCTGGGCGCCATGGGGCTCGGGCACCTGACCGAGGTGGCCGGCGTGCCGCCCACCGACCGGCCGCGCGCCTACTTCGGCAAGATGGCCGAGCGCTCCCATGGCAAGGACACCATCACCGGCCACTGGGAGATGATGGGGGTGGTGCTGGCCGAGGGGCTGCGCACCTTCCCGCGCGCCTTCCCGCCCGAGCTGGTGGAGGCCTTCGTGGCGGCCACCGGGGTGCCCGGGGTGCTGGGCAACGAGGTGGCCAGCGGCACCGAGATCGTGGCCCGGCTGGGCGCCGAGCACCAGCGCACCGGGCGGCCCATCGTCTACACCTCGGCCGACTCGGTCTTCCAGATCGCCGCTCACGAGGAGACGGTGCCGCTCGAGACCCTCTACGCCTGGTGCCGCCTCACCCGGGCCCTGCTCGACCCCTGGAAGGTGGCGCGGGTCATCGCCCGGCCCTTCGTGGGGACCCCGGGCGCCTACCGGCGCACCTACCACCGCAGGGACTTCGCCCTGGCCACGCCGGAGCGCACCGTGCTGGAGCGGCTGGTGGAGGCGGGGGTGCCGGTGGTGGGCGTGGGGAAGATCCCGGACATCTACGATCGCAAGGGGATCACCGAGGAGGTCCACACCGAGGGGAACGCCGACGGCCTGGCGCGCACCGCGGCGCTGCTCGACCGGGTGGACCGCGGGCTGATCTTCGTGAACCTGGTGGACTTCGACACGCTCTACGGTCACCGCAACGATCCGGTGGGCTACGCCCGCGCCCTGGAGGCCCTCGACGCCGCCCTGCCAGGGCTGCTCGGCCGGCTGGGGCCGGACGACCTGTGCCTGATCTCGGCCGACCACGGCTGCGACCCGACCACCCCGTCCACCGACCACTCGCGCGAGTACGTGCCGCTCCTGGTGCACGCCCCCGGGCGCGGCGGCGGCTCCCTCGGGGTGCGCGGCTCGTTCGCCGACCTGGGCGCGACGGTGGCGGAGTGGCTGGGCGTGCCGGCGCCGGTGGGCCAGAGCGTGGTGGGGGCGCTGCGGTGA
- a CDS encoding cytochrome C, with protein sequence MPTCPPLARALSLASALALAALAAPPAGAQEVERNACAACHERLQPGIVSDWRLSRHSRALVGCEACHGAAHTSADDVAEAQLPTVDTCQRCHELQAAQFRRGKHARAWTAVKALPTFHHLGQSGPGDLSGCASCHRIGLKTAAEAAELRAAGAHGQASCDACHTRHLFSPLEARQPEACKTCHGTLQYDAWAGSKHGVRHLGKAAGRLPADAAAPTCQTCHMQDGDHANRTPWGNLALRLPLPEDAGWAADQRALFVALGVLDPAGGAGPRAEAVEAAGLVHLDRIDFQNERYRLSQACRQCHGAAFIREALDQRDGLIRRADALCATAVRAVADLYRDGLLAPDGPAPHPDLVRAPAGHPVERQLAEMFFDHRAKLLATAFHMSGDAAGWMAALERDLAAVQRQARQLRAPAPPARKVVPKKPAPTPAPAKR encoded by the coding sequence ATGCCGACCTGCCCCCCTTTGGCCCGCGCGCTGTCCCTGGCCAGCGCCCTCGCGCTGGCCGCCCTGGCGGCGCCGCCGGCCGGCGCGCAGGAGGTGGAGCGGAACGCCTGCGCCGCCTGCCACGAGCGGCTGCAGCCGGGCATCGTCTCGGACTGGCGCCTCTCCCGCCACTCGCGGGCGCTGGTGGGCTGCGAGGCCTGCCACGGCGCGGCCCACACCAGCGCGGACGACGTGGCCGAGGCCCAGCTGCCCACCGTGGACACCTGCCAGCGCTGCCACGAGCTGCAGGCTGCCCAGTTCCGCCGCGGCAAGCACGCCCGCGCCTGGACCGCGGTGAAGGCCCTGCCGACCTTCCACCACCTCGGCCAGTCCGGCCCGGGCGACCTCTCGGGCTGCGCCAGCTGCCACCGCATCGGGCTCAAGACCGCAGCCGAGGCGGCCGAGCTCCGCGCGGCCGGCGCCCACGGGCAGGCCAGCTGCGACGCCTGCCACACCCGCCACCTCTTCTCGCCGCTGGAGGCGCGCCAGCCCGAGGCGTGCAAGACCTGCCACGGCACCCTCCAGTACGACGCCTGGGCCGGCTCCAAGCACGGCGTCCGCCACCTGGGCAAGGCGGCCGGGCGGCTGCCCGCCGACGCCGCCGCCCCCACCTGCCAGACCTGCCACATGCAGGACGGCGACCACGCCAACCGCACCCCCTGGGGCAACCTGGCGCTGCGGCTGCCGCTCCCGGAGGACGCCGGCTGGGCCGCCGACCAGCGGGCCCTCTTCGTGGCGCTGGGCGTCCTCGACCCGGCGGGTGGCGCGGGGCCCCGCGCCGAGGCGGTGGAGGCCGCCGGCCTGGTCCACCTCGACCGCATCGACTTCCAGAACGAGCGCTACCGGCTGTCGCAGGCCTGCCGCCAGTGCCACGGCGCGGCCTTCATCCGCGAGGCCCTCGACCAGCGGGACGGGCTGATCCGGCGGGCCGACGCGCTCTGCGCCACGGCGGTGCGCGCCGTGGCGGACCTCTACCGCGACGGCCTGCTGGCGCCGGACGGGCCGGCGCCGCACCCCGACCTGGTGCGGGCGCCGGCAGGGCACCCGGTGGAGCGCCAGCTGGCCGAGATGTTCTTCGACCACCGGGCCAAGCTGCTGGCCACCGCCTTCCACATGTCGGGCGATGCGGCCGGCTGGATGGCGGCGCTGGAGCGCGACCTGGCCGCGGTGCAGCGGCAGGCGCGCCAGCTCAGGGCGCCGGCGCCGCCGGCGCGGAAGGTGGTGCCGAAGAAGCCAGCGCCGACGCCGGCGCCGGCGAAGAGGTGA
- a CDS encoding cytochrome C, with protein sequence MLHLTVTLALALALPGAAGGPAKRPAAPRGAKAGEACVSCHQKSSPQVVADWKASRHAPTGVGCVDCHGDLHRSAADPKLATMPTPETCAACHEAQVAQFKKGKHAFAWAAVKAMPTFHYQALAVREGEKGCGGCHKLGLKSPDEAAELREVAGGYGVGSCDACHTRHLFSKAEARQPEACKTCHMGFDHPQWEMYDSSKHGVRHELKRAKVLPDTAGAPTCQTCHMQEGNHEVRTAWGFLAVRLPMPEGDPQWTADRATILQGLGVLDPKGQPTGRLAVVQAAQVARLDQASFDVERNKMLKTCQECHSKSFVDMQFKQADGLIRDIDHQMAEAIRVVAGLYQDGTLAKPTAYAFPFPDLLTFHDAPTPVEQRLFVMFLEHRMRAFQGAFHANPDYVTWYGWAELQQDLTEIKAMAEDLRRNKKVDALLEGKATPATVKK encoded by the coding sequence ATGCTCCACCTCACCGTCACCCTCGCCCTCGCCCTGGCCCTGCCGGGCGCCGCGGGCGGTCCGGCCAAGCGCCCCGCGGCCCCCAGGGGCGCCAAGGCCGGCGAGGCCTGCGTCAGCTGCCACCAGAAGTCCTCTCCCCAGGTGGTGGCCGACTGGAAGGCCTCGCGTCACGCGCCCACGGGCGTGGGCTGCGTCGACTGCCACGGCGACCTGCACCGGTCGGCCGCCGATCCCAAGCTGGCCACCATGCCCACCCCCGAGACCTGCGCCGCCTGCCACGAGGCCCAGGTGGCCCAGTTCAAGAAGGGCAAGCACGCCTTCGCCTGGGCGGCCGTCAAGGCCATGCCGACCTTCCACTACCAGGCGCTGGCCGTCCGCGAGGGGGAGAAGGGCTGCGGCGGCTGCCACAAGCTGGGGCTCAAGAGCCCCGACGAGGCCGCGGAGCTGCGCGAGGTGGCCGGCGGCTACGGGGTGGGCTCCTGCGACGCCTGCCACACCCGCCACCTCTTCTCCAAGGCGGAGGCCCGCCAGCCCGAGGCCTGCAAGACCTGCCACATGGGCTTCGACCACCCGCAGTGGGAGATGTACGACTCCTCCAAGCACGGCGTGCGCCACGAGCTGAAGCGGGCCAAGGTGCTGCCCGACACGGCGGGGGCGCCGACCTGCCAGACCTGCCACATGCAGGAGGGCAACCACGAGGTCCGCACCGCCTGGGGCTTCCTGGCCGTGCGGCTGCCCATGCCGGAGGGCGACCCCCAGTGGACCGCCGACCGCGCCACCATCCTGCAGGGGCTGGGCGTGCTCGACCCGAAGGGCCAGCCCACCGGCCGCCTCGCCGTGGTGCAGGCCGCCCAGGTGGCCCGCCTCGACCAGGCCTCCTTCGACGTCGAGCGGAACAAGATGCTGAAGACCTGCCAGGAGTGCCACTCCAAGAGCTTCGTGGACATGCAGTTCAAGCAGGCCGACGGCCTGATCCGCGACATCGACCACCAGATGGCCGAGGCCATCCGGGTGGTGGCCGGGCTCTACCAGGACGGCACGCTGGCGAAGCCCACCGCCTACGCCTTCCCGTTCCCCGACCTGCTCACCTTCCACGACGCCCCGACGCCGGTGGAGCAGCGGCTCTTCGTGATGTTCCTGGAGCACCGCATGCGGGCCTTCCAGGGCGCCTTCCACGCCAACCCGGACTACGTGACCTGGTACGGCTGGGCCGAGCTCCAGCAGGACCTCACGGAGATCAAGGCGATGGCCGAGGACCTGCGGCGCAACAAGAAGGTGGACGCCCTGCTCGAGGGCAAGGCCACCCCGGCGACCGTCAAGAAGTAG
- a CDS encoding ammonia-forming cytochrome c nitrite reductase subunit c552, with protein sequence MSAENQPQKKRGLLIALVAGVFALVAVGAAALLVNITERKQEAKNSFVRLVEVTENDTDPAKWGTNWPREYDGYKRTSEPTGTKYGGGGHASNESQPPPQKAVRDPWLTRIFAGYLFAVDFRDRRGHSYALFDQEVTKRNLPAENKQSGNCLHCHASIMPLYTKLGKEAQPQGTLVEQQQAGLVKVGEMDYWVAHKALGELTGGKAHPVSCVDCHDPQSMEIRVTRPGLIAGLQKLAAGTGAVPHLPSIERWRKGDRSRPYDANLDGTRQEKRSFVCGQCHVEYFCGKGMTLLFPWAEGLKIEEMEHLYDGMQVKGSRFKDWTHAETGFELLKAQHPEFEMWSQGIHARSGVACADCHMPYKREGAQKLSEHWVKSPLLSANRSCAGCHPYSDEEIKARVEGIQDRHFALMTRAGNAAVAAIDAIVAVRKPYDDKAREGAAAKALEALSAKEDYTKADQDAQAKKLGAATKANLLAAWREVVNGDPALKELENLQRAAQWRLDIVAAENSMGFHAPQEMARILAESIDLSRQAQLKAAALSGPVVAMAPAAAPKKPAQ encoded by the coding sequence ATGTCCGCTGAGAACCAGCCCCAGAAGAAGCGCGGGCTCCTCATCGCCCTCGTCGCGGGCGTCTTCGCCCTCGTGGCCGTCGGCGCCGCCGCCCTGCTCGTCAACATCACCGAGCGCAAGCAGGAGGCCAAGAACTCCTTCGTGCGGCTGGTCGAGGTGACCGAGAACGACACCGACCCGGCCAAGTGGGGCACCAACTGGCCGCGCGAGTACGACGGCTACAAGCGGACCTCCGAGCCGACCGGCACCAAGTACGGCGGCGGCGGGCACGCCTCCAACGAGAGCCAGCCCCCGCCGCAGAAGGCGGTGCGCGATCCCTGGCTGACCCGCATCTTCGCCGGCTACCTGTTCGCGGTGGACTTCCGCGACCGCCGCGGCCACAGCTACGCGCTCTTCGACCAGGAGGTGACCAAGCGCAACCTCCCGGCCGAGAACAAGCAGTCGGGCAACTGCCTGCACTGCCACGCCTCGATCATGCCGCTCTACACCAAGCTCGGGAAGGAGGCCCAGCCGCAGGGCACCCTGGTGGAGCAGCAGCAGGCCGGCCTGGTGAAGGTGGGCGAGATGGACTACTGGGTGGCCCACAAGGCGCTCGGCGAGCTGACCGGCGGCAAGGCGCACCCGGTCTCCTGCGTCGACTGCCACGACCCGCAGTCGATGGAGATCCGGGTGACCCGGCCCGGCCTGATCGCCGGCCTGCAGAAGCTGGCCGCCGGCACCGGCGCGGTGCCCCACCTGCCCAGCATCGAGCGCTGGCGCAAGGGCGACCGCAGCCGCCCCTACGACGCCAACCTGGACGGCACCCGCCAGGAGAAGCGGTCCTTCGTGTGCGGCCAGTGCCACGTGGAGTACTTCTGCGGCAAGGGCATGACCCTGCTCTTCCCGTGGGCCGAGGGGCTCAAGATCGAGGAGATGGAGCACCTCTACGACGGCATGCAGGTCAAGGGCTCCCGCTTCAAGGACTGGACCCACGCCGAGACCGGCTTCGAGCTCCTCAAGGCCCAGCACCCCGAGTTCGAGATGTGGAGCCAGGGCATCCACGCCAGGAGCGGCGTGGCCTGCGCCGACTGCCACATGCCCTACAAGCGCGAGGGCGCCCAGAAGCTCTCCGAGCACTGGGTCAAGAGCCCGCTGCTCTCGGCCAACCGCTCCTGCGCCGGCTGCCACCCGTACTCCGACGAGGAGATCAAGGCGCGGGTGGAGGGGATCCAGGACCGCCACTTCGCCCTGATGACCCGGGCCGGCAACGCCGCCGTGGCCGCCATCGACGCCATCGTGGCGGTGCGGAAGCCGTACGACGACAAGGCCCGCGAGGGCGCCGCCGCCAAGGCCCTGGAGGCGCTGTCGGCCAAGGAGGACTACACCAAGGCCGACCAGGACGCCCAGGCCAAGAAGCTGGGCGCCGCCACCAAGGCCAACCTGCTGGCGGCCTGGCGCGAGGTCGTGAACGGCGACCCGGCCCTCAAGGAGCTGGAGAACCTGCAGCGCGCCGCCCAGTGGCGCCTCGACATCGTGGCGGCCGAGAACTCCATGGGCTTCCACGCCCCGCAGGAGATGGCCCGCATCCTGGCGGAGTCCATCGACCTGTCCCGCCAGGCCCAGCTGAAGGCCGCCGCGCTGTCCGGGCCGGTGGTCGCCATGGCCCCGGCGGCGGCACCCAAGAAGCCGGCCCAGTAG
- the nrfH gene encoding cytochrome c nitrite reductase small subunit, with translation MTKSRGFSLLPIPLTLAAVAAGLAIGMGAFAFTYAKGASYMGNDPATCANCHVMAGHYSGWQAAPHHQVATCNDCHTPAGFPAKYVVKAINGWHHSFAFTMGGYPDVIKARPESSAIVEANCRRCHADLIDELVHGGDLSCIRCHASVGHLR, from the coding sequence ATGACGAAGAGCCGTGGCTTCTCCCTCCTCCCGATCCCGCTGACGCTGGCCGCCGTGGCGGCCGGCCTGGCCATCGGGATGGGGGCCTTCGCCTTCACCTACGCCAAGGGCGCCTCCTACATGGGGAACGACCCGGCCACCTGCGCCAACTGCCACGTCATGGCGGGGCACTACTCGGGCTGGCAGGCCGCGCCGCACCACCAGGTGGCCACCTGCAACGACTGCCACACGCCGGCCGGGTTCCCCGCCAAGTACGTGGTCAAGGCCATCAACGGCTGGCACCACTCCTTCGCCTTCACCATGGGCGGCTACCCGGACGTCATCAAGGCCCGCCCCGAGAGCAGCGCCATCGTCGAGGCCAACTGCCGCCGCTGCCACGCCGACCTCATCGACGAGCTGGTCCACGGCGGCGACCTCTCCTGCATCCGCTGCCACGCCTCCGTCGGCCACCTGCGCTGA
- a CDS encoding FHA domain-containing protein: MFDLLVLNGSRAGACFSLPGVPTVLGRSPEAHLRLDDPWISNMHALFEPRGQELWVVDLGSRNGTFLGTERIEESQVTVGAVLSFGRTEVRLEPRGTASQRTADPDKAPIRTEEIRATVRTGRSTTDLPAAHLPAGEADPFLFALRPLALLRLSLSVVPGRPPPDATSLRSACDVAARVVRRHGGRTTRLGSAALVAVFGFGGPASDDAARALRAAEEVRDDLLTLAPDLAPRLAVDAGPSVAGMVSGPEGAELVALGEAPDRVERLVGATGPGDLLVGPGVSAGADPRLEPVPEAEAAGLAQVRRLRVG; this comes from the coding sequence GTGTTCGATCTGCTCGTCCTCAACGGCTCGAGGGCCGGGGCGTGCTTCTCGCTCCCCGGCGTGCCGACGGTCCTAGGCCGGTCTCCGGAGGCTCATCTGCGCCTCGACGACCCCTGGATCTCGAACATGCACGCGCTCTTCGAGCCGCGCGGGCAGGAGCTCTGGGTGGTGGACCTGGGCAGCCGCAACGGCACCTTCCTGGGCACGGAGCGGATCGAGGAGTCCCAGGTCACGGTGGGCGCGGTGCTCTCCTTCGGCCGGACCGAGGTCCGCCTCGAGCCCCGGGGCACGGCCTCCCAGCGCACCGCGGACCCCGACAAGGCGCCCATCCGCACCGAGGAGATCCGGGCCACCGTGCGCACCGGGCGCAGCACCACCGATCTGCCAGCGGCCCACCTGCCGGCCGGCGAGGCCGACCCCTTCCTCTTCGCGCTGCGCCCGCTGGCCCTGCTCCGCCTGTCGCTCTCGGTGGTGCCGGGCCGCCCTCCCCCGGACGCGACCTCGCTGCGCTCGGCCTGCGACGTGGCGGCGCGGGTGGTGCGTCGCCACGGCGGGCGCACCACCCGGCTGGGAAGCGCCGCGCTGGTGGCCGTCTTCGGCTTCGGCGGGCCGGCCTCCGACGACGCGGCCCGGGCCCTGCGGGCCGCCGAGGAGGTCCGGGACGACCTGCTGACGCTGGCCCCCGACCTGGCGCCGCGGCTGGCGGTGGACGCGGGGCCCTCGGTGGCCGGCATGGTCTCGGGGCCGGAGGGCGCCGAGCTGGTGGCGCTGGGCGAGGCGCCGGACCGGGTGGAGCGGCTGGTGGGCGCGACCGGGCCCGGGGACCTCCTGGTCGGGCCGGGCGTCTCGGCCGGCGCGGATCCCCGGCTGGAGCCGGTCCCCGAGGCCGAGGCCGCCGGCCTGGCGCAGGTCCGCCGACTCCGCGTCGGCTGA
- a CDS encoding serine/threonine protein kinase has product MVEPGSSESARREGNHSGGAAAGAEGRLIGGRYRVLQALGSGGMGSVYLCEHATLGRRCAVKVLHADRAIDPELVERFRQEAQAASRIAHENVVEVVDYGQDEGGDLYYVMEMLEGRTLGQLMRQEGPLPVPRALALLEQLCRALEAAHARGVVHRDVKPANILVELLPDGTERVKLIDFGISHVPGADRMTRDGEIIGTPEYMAPEQATGGQVDPLTDVYAVGVLAFELLTGTLPLVGSTAIATLVAHQSQVPPRLGSRRAGLPPELDRLVLRALAKRPADRFPSMQALAAEVMRVRLVVNLASASGPTTGRTGTGAVTGRGDTIPLPALPPLPDGAVPLATGPATQEAVRLGTGRPLGRVALAVGVLALLVGLVVGLTVLAGRRAAPEAPQAVAAPRAVEAATPLPPPAAPPPVEAPPVVAAPAAAPLPAEPPPVHSPPAAAPPAAAQKPGRPDAARKPAGALQDPYATQPDPLKPDPFR; this is encoded by the coding sequence ATGGTCGAACCGGGTTCGTCAGAATCCGCCAGGCGGGAGGGGAACCACTCGGGCGGCGCAGCCGCCGGGGCGGAGGGGCGCCTCATTGGCGGTCGCTACCGGGTCCTGCAGGCGCTCGGCTCAGGGGGCATGGGCTCGGTCTACCTCTGCGAGCACGCCACGCTGGGCCGGCGCTGCGCCGTCAAGGTGCTGCACGCCGACCGCGCCATCGACCCCGAGCTGGTGGAGCGCTTCCGCCAGGAGGCGCAGGCGGCCAGCCGCATCGCCCACGAGAACGTGGTCGAGGTGGTGGACTACGGCCAGGACGAGGGCGGCGACCTCTACTACGTGATGGAGATGCTGGAGGGGCGAACCCTGGGGCAGCTGATGCGCCAGGAGGGTCCGCTGCCGGTGCCGCGGGCCCTGGCGCTCCTGGAGCAGCTCTGCCGCGCCCTGGAGGCGGCCCACGCCCGCGGCGTGGTCCACCGCGACGTGAAGCCGGCCAACATCCTGGTGGAGCTGCTGCCGGACGGCACCGAGCGGGTCAAGCTCATCGACTTCGGCATCTCCCACGTGCCGGGCGCCGATCGGATGACCCGCGACGGCGAGATCATCGGCACGCCGGAGTACATGGCGCCGGAGCAGGCCACCGGCGGCCAGGTGGACCCGCTCACCGACGTCTACGCGGTGGGCGTGCTGGCCTTCGAGCTGCTGACCGGCACCCTGCCGCTGGTCGGCTCGACCGCCATCGCCACCCTGGTGGCCCACCAGAGCCAGGTGCCGCCCCGGCTCGGCTCGCGGCGGGCCGGCCTGCCGCCCGAGCTCGATCGGCTGGTGCTGCGCGCCCTGGCCAAGCGCCCGGCCGACCGCTTCCCCTCCATGCAGGCGCTGGCCGCCGAGGTGATGCGGGTGCGGCTGGTGGTGAACCTGGCCTCGGCCTCCGGCCCCACCACCGGCCGGACCGGCACCGGCGCGGTCACCGGCCGCGGCGACACCATCCCGCTGCCGGCGCTGCCTCCCCTGCCGGACGGCGCGGTGCCTCTGGCCACCGGCCCCGCCACCCAGGAGGCGGTGCGCCTGGGCACCGGCCGCCCGCTCGGCCGCGTGGCGCTGGCGGTGGGGGTTCTGGCGCTGCTGGTCGGGCTGGTCGTCGGCCTCACCGTGCTGGCCGGGCGCCGCGCCGCGCCGGAGGCGCCGCAGGCCGTCGCCGCGCCCCGGGCCGTCGAGGCCGCCACGCCGCTCCCTCCGCCCGCGGCGCCGCCGCCGGTCGAGGCGCCGCCGGTGGTGGCCGCTCCCGCGGCGGCCCCGCTGCCGGCGGAGCCGCCACCGGTGCATTCGCCGCCCGCCGCGGCGCCGCCCGCGGCCGCGCAGAAGCCGGGCCGGCCCGACGCCGCCCGGAAGCCAGCCGGGGCGCTGCAGGACCCCTACGCCACCCAACCCGACCCGCTCAAGCCGGACCCCTTCCGATGA
- a CDS encoding HNH endonuclease: protein MASQFLRLVLPSDARAPGVLAAPSVPVASEASAAWLTARAPQPLPPASLADARALRDALAGLLSRERAAAADFLLALAGFDQRRGWEVLGHASLFAFLTRELHLSKGAAFLRFTAARLLPRFPAVEAPLRDGRLCLSTVGELARLLTPENQAELLPSFFGLSAREAKEVAAAISPRQDPPRREVVTTIAGQANSTGTAAAAAPARGDLVRTSDLLLAAAAPQPSPAWREAQANAPARGELVRTSELALAVTLPHLLPSGSMDCCGDPARVDLVRTSEPPRASARPPPDEVEPLTADLRRLHLTVSRRLLEKVAAARDGLAHAIPGASTEQVLEAALDLLLEKQARRRASSAGKPAGARAGAQVASTGAQVATTEVHPSSSLVQPSTTSVQVASASVQPSTTSVQLASTGGDPTTPGKAAVPVGSASAPSDSDATAAGAANATAHPMDPVHHTTEGHAKTSTTTSPQAPAAEQPAAAPAPHPRFIPAAVRREVWQRDGQRCQFPLDRGGTCGATHRLELDHLVPLALGGQATAANLRVVCARHNRYAARLALGPAAAAERGRGRGP from the coding sequence ATGGCTTCCCAATTCCTCCGCCTCGTTCTCCCCTCCGACGCCCGCGCGCCGGGGGTGCTCGCCGCGCCCTCGGTCCCGGTCGCCAGCGAGGCCTCCGCCGCCTGGCTGACGGCCCGCGCGCCGCAGCCGCTGCCGCCCGCTTCCCTCGCCGACGCCCGCGCCCTGCGCGACGCCCTGGCCGGCCTCCTCTCCCGCGAGCGCGCCGCCGCCGCCGACTTCCTCCTGGCCCTGGCCGGCTTCGACCAGCGGCGCGGCTGGGAGGTGCTCGGCCACGCGAGCCTGTTCGCCTTCCTCACCCGCGAGCTTCACCTCTCCAAGGGCGCCGCCTTCCTCCGCTTCACGGCGGCCCGACTCCTCCCGCGCTTCCCGGCCGTCGAGGCGCCGCTCCGGGACGGCCGGCTCTGTCTCTCGACCGTGGGCGAGCTGGCCCGGCTGCTGACCCCGGAGAACCAGGCCGAGCTGCTGCCCAGCTTCTTCGGCCTCTCCGCCCGGGAGGCCAAGGAGGTGGCAGCGGCCATCTCGCCCCGGCAGGACCCGCCGCGCCGGGAGGTGGTGACGACCATCGCGGGGCAGGCGAACTCTACCGGGACCGCCGCCGCGGCTGCCCCCGCCCGGGGCGATCTGGTTCGGACGTCCGACCTCCTGCTGGCCGCCGCTGCGCCGCAGCCCTCCCCCGCCTGGAGGGAAGCTCAGGCCAATGCACCCGCCCGGGGCGAATTGGTTCGGACGTCCGAACTCGCACTGGCCGTGACGCTGCCGCATCTCCTGCCTTCCGGCAGCATGGACTGCTGCGGTGACCCCGCCCGGGTCGATCTGGTTCGGACGTCCGAACCACCTCGGGCCTCGGCGAGGCCGCCGCCGGATGAGGTCGAGCCGCTCACCGCCGACCTGCGCCGCCTCCACCTCACCGTCTCCCGCCGCCTCCTCGAGAAGGTCGCCGCCGCAAGGGACGGCCTCGCCCACGCGATCCCCGGCGCCTCCACCGAGCAGGTGCTGGAGGCCGCGCTGGACCTCTTGCTGGAGAAGCAGGCCAGGAGGAGGGCTTCATCCGCCGGCAAACCCGCCGGCGCTCGCGCCGGCGCGCAGGTGGCGAGCACTGGCGCGCAGGTGGCCACCACCGAAGTTCACCCGTCCAGCAGCCTCGTGCAGCCGTCCACCACCAGCGTGCAGGTAGCCAGCGCCAGCGTGCAGCCGTCCACCACCAGCGTGCAGTTAGCCAGCACCGGCGGGGACCCGACCACCCCCGGTAAGGCAGCCGTTCCAGTGGGTTCAGCCTCCGCCCCGAGCGACAGTGACGCCACGGCTGCCGGTGCCGCCAATGCCACCGCTCACCCCATGGACCCCGTTCACCACACAACGGAAGGTCACGCCAAGACCTCCACCACGACCTCCCCGCAGGCCCCGGCGGCCGAGCAACCCGCCGCCGCCCCCGCACCCCACCCCCGCTTCATCCCCGCCGCCGTCCGGCGCGAGGTCTGGCAGCGCGACGGCCAGCGCTGCCAGTTCCCACTGGACCGCGGCGGCACCTGCGGCGCCACCCACCGGCTCGAGCTCGACCACCTCGTGCCGCTCGCCCTGGGCGGCCAGGCCACCGCGGCCAACCTCCGGGTGGTCTGCGCACGCCACAACCGGTACGCCGCCCGGCTCGCGCTCGGGCCCGCGGCCGCGGCCGAACGAGGGCGGGGCCGCGGACCATGA